From a single Sorghum bicolor cultivar BTx623 chromosome 5, Sorghum_bicolor_NCBIv3, whole genome shotgun sequence genomic region:
- the LOC8078395 gene encoding 11-beta-hydroxysteroid dehydrogenase 1B, whose protein sequence is MSKECVVNALLSCFMHVGLALVLLVYLPIAFIGRLLKRLFVRPFAKGEDLRGKVVLVTGASSGIGEHLVYEYARHGACVAVVARTEIALRAVAKTARDLGAPDVLVVPADITKVDDAKRAVEETVAHFGKLNHLVANAGIWSSCFFEEITNITAFHNVIDLNFWGAVYPTYFALPYLKASRGNIVVTASVAGRVPTARMSFYNASKGAVIRFYETLRAELGSHVRVTILMPGYVVSNLTKGKGLQKDGHVGIDEEARDINVGPMPVGKTESLAEVVVASVRRGDYYVTWPGWYWPFHMVMCAAPELLDWFSRAFYVSKSGEQDGGAALSKKILEAVGGKKFLYPSTIRSQTAIAAN, encoded by the exons ATGAGCAAGGAGTGCGTGGTGAACGCGTTGCTCAGCTGCTTCATGCACGTGGGCCTGGCGCTGGTGCTCCTCGTCTACCTCCCCATCGCCTTCATCGGCCGCCTCCTGAAACGCCTCTTCGTCCGCCCCTTCGCCAAGGGCGAGGACCTCCGGGGCAAGGTCGTCCTCGTCACCGGCGCGTCCTCCGGCATCGGCGAG cACCTGGTGTACGAGTACGCGAGGCACGGCGCGTGCGTGGCGGTGGTGGCGCGCACGGAGATCGCGCTGCGCGCCGTGGCCAAGACGGCGCGCGACCTCGGCGCCCCCGACGTGCTCGTCGTCCCCGCCGACATCACCAAGGTGGACGACGCGAAGCGCGCCGTCGAGGAGACCGTCGCACACTTCGGCAAAC TTAATCACCTGgttgccaacgcggggatctgGTCCAGCTGCTTTTTtgaagagatcaccaacataaCCGCTTTCCATAATGTGATT GATCTCAACTTCTGGGGTGCCGTCTACCCGACCTACTTCGCGCTGCCGTACCTCAAGGCCAGCCGTGGCAACATCGTGGTCACCGCCTCCGTCGCCGGCAGGGTCCCTACAGCACGGATGAGCTTCTACAAC GCAAGCAAAGGTGCCGTGATACGGTTCTACGAGACCCTGAGGGCTGAGCTGGGGTCCCACGTCCGCGTCACTATCCTCATGCCCGGCTACGTCGTCTCCAACCTCACCAAGGGCAAGGGCCTCCAGAAGGACGGCCATGTCGGCATCGACGAGGAGGCCCGCGAT ATCAACGTAGGGCCGATGCCGGTGGGCAAGACGGAGTCGCTggcggaggtggtggtggcgagcGTGCGGCGAGGGGACTACTACGTGACGTGGCCCGGCTGGTACTGGCCCTTCCACATGGTGATGTGCGCGGCGCCGGAGCTGCTCGACTGGTTCTCCCGGGCCTTCTACGTCTCCAAGTCCGGCGAGCAGGACGGCGGCGCCGCGCTCAGCAAGAAGATCCTGGAGGCCGTCGGCGGGAAGAAGTTCCTCTACCCCAGTACCATCCGATCCCAGACCGCCATTGCAGCTAACTGA